Proteins from a genomic interval of Niabella soli DSM 19437:
- a CDS encoding DUF4442 domain-containing protein: MTSTWFIKTVKHPLRFRLFLFSKLPLALLAGLRIREMTEQRCVVSVPYKWLNKNPFRSAYFAVLAMAAELSTGILSMARVMDQPVRVALLVVKIEGEFFKKATTRTYFTCNDGAALSAIIKKAVAEKQPQQFTATSYGVNAAGEAIATFRITWSFKAKGSLNV; this comes from the coding sequence ATGACTTCCACCTGGTTTATAAAAACAGTAAAACATCCGCTCCGGTTCAGGTTATTTTTATTTTCCAAATTACCGCTGGCATTGCTTGCAGGCTTGCGCATCCGGGAAATGACGGAACAGCGTTGCGTAGTATCTGTGCCTTATAAATGGCTTAATAAAAATCCCTTCCGGTCTGCTTATTTTGCAGTGCTGGCCATGGCTGCGGAGCTAAGCACTGGTATTTTATCTATGGCAAGAGTAATGGATCAGCCGGTGCGGGTAGCGCTTCTGGTAGTGAAAATAGAAGGTGAATTTTTTAAGAAGGCCACAACACGAACTTACTTTACCTGCAACGACGGCGCTGCGCTTTCAGCAATTATTAAAAAAGCGGTAGCGGAAAAACAACCGCAGCAATTCACCGCAACCTCGTATGGCGTTAACGCCGCGGGGGAGGCTATTGCCACGTTCCGTATTACCTGGTCGTTTAAGGCAAAAGGAAGTTTGAACGTTTGA
- a CDS encoding MBL fold metallo-hydrolase RNA specificity domain-containing protein, with protein sequence MKVAFHGAAQTVTGSKHLITLKNGKKLLLDCGMYQGLGDQTDKLNRDFGFISSEVDVMILSHAHVDHCGLIPKLVKEGYTGKIFCSPATKDLTNILLMDSAEIQASDARFLEKKRQKVSPELLEPLYDVEDAKKAMELFETVEYGQWFEVIDGVKASFTDAGHIIGSQCVHLVITEEGKETRITFSGDVGRYRDVILRSPEVFPQADYIIMESTYGNSLHDDIKDTPQQLLEWVNKVCVERKGKLILPAFSVGRTQEILYDLNQLEGQGVLPKIPFYVDSPLSLEATDVIKRFPQYFNKTIQNVLKNDDDPFMFPGLTFIKTVDDSKALNFRNGPMVIISASGMADAGRVKHHISNNIENSRNAIVMTGYCEPHSLGGRLLAGAKEVGIFGVEHQVNAEIGQIRSMSAHGDYEDLSQWLACQDPKAVKTLFLVHGEPEVQFAFKNRLLKKGFTDVMVPERHFEIGLG encoded by the coding sequence ATGAAAGTCGCTTTTCACGGTGCTGCGCAAACAGTAACCGGTTCCAAACATTTGATCACTTTAAAGAATGGTAAGAAACTCTTGCTGGATTGCGGTATGTACCAGGGGCTGGGAGACCAGACGGATAAACTGAACCGGGATTTTGGTTTCATCAGCAGCGAAGTGGATGTGATGATCTTGTCGCACGCGCATGTGGATCATTGCGGGCTGATCCCCAAATTAGTTAAAGAGGGCTATACAGGAAAAATATTTTGTTCTCCTGCAACTAAAGATCTTACTAATATTTTGTTGATGGATAGCGCGGAGATACAGGCAAGCGACGCCCGGTTTCTGGAAAAGAAACGGCAAAAAGTGTCTCCAGAGTTGTTGGAACCATTGTATGATGTGGAAGATGCAAAAAAAGCGATGGAGTTGTTTGAAACAGTGGAATATGGACAGTGGTTTGAGGTTATTGACGGCGTCAAAGCTTCTTTTACAGATGCAGGGCATATTATTGGCAGCCAGTGCGTCCATTTGGTTATTACTGAAGAGGGGAAAGAGACGCGTATCACGTTTAGCGGTGATGTGGGCCGGTATCGTGATGTTATTCTTCGTTCCCCGGAAGTTTTTCCGCAGGCCGATTATATCATTATGGAATCGACCTACGGTAATTCATTACATGATGATATTAAAGATACGCCGCAGCAATTACTGGAATGGGTTAACAAAGTTTGTGTGGAACGAAAGGGAAAACTGATCCTGCCGGCTTTCAGTGTAGGACGTACCCAGGAGATTTTATATGACCTGAACCAACTGGAAGGGCAGGGGGTGCTACCCAAGATCCCGTTTTATGTGGATAGCCCGCTGAGCCTGGAAGCTACAGATGTGATAAAACGGTTCCCGCAATACTTTAATAAAACGATCCAGAACGTATTAAAAAATGACGACGATCCGTTTATGTTCCCGGGCCTGACCTTTATAAAAACGGTGGATGATTCAAAGGCCCTTAATTTCAGGAACGGGCCGATGGTGATCATTTCCGCAAGCGGGATGGCGGATGCAGGAAGAGTAAAACATCATATCAGCAATAATATTGAGAACTCGCGGAATGCGATTGTGATGACCGGTTATTGCGAACCGCATTCCCTGGGCGGACGATTACTTGCCGGCGCTAAGGAGGTAGGGATATTTGGTGTGGAACACCAGGTAAATGCGGAGATCGGGCAGATCCGCAGCATGAGCGCTCATGGTGATTATGAAGACCTGAGCCAATGGTTGGCCTGCCAGGACCCAAAGGCCGTGAAGACGTTATTCTTAGTACATGGGGAACCGGAAGTGCAGTTCGCCTTCAAAAACCGGTTGTTGAAAAAAGGGTTTACGGATGTGATGGTGCCCGAACGCCATTTCGAGATTGGTTTGGGTTAA
- a CDS encoding Gfo/Idh/MocA family oxidoreductase, with amino-acid sequence MKRRKFIQQSAASVAAFTIVPSYVLGGRRHIAPSDQLTRAIIGVGSMGQNHIAYTDARLVAICDVDKKHLATALTKCPAGTKTYHDYRELLQDPSIDIIHIATPPHWHGIMSVDAANAGKDVWCEKPMTRTIGEGKRVREVIQQNERMFRLNTWFRFTDNFYGMNTTVKPIKKLVESGLLGWPLKVTVNAATGFNWKFFWVGKTHLEPQPVPAELDYDFWLGPAPYKPYNPHRVHGTFRGYWDYDGGGLGDMGQHYLDPVQYFLGKDHTSPVRIDVDAPEQHPDAAGTWKRIELTYEDGCKIILDGENRDVNAAYIEGPKGKVFNGFKTTIPDLDRKLAALPDPEPQLGDFAQAVKTRQKFALNEDNGFRSSTLVNLAITAVRLGRSLDFDPVKLEFKNDDAANALINQPMRGPWTI; translated from the coding sequence ATGAAGCGGAGAAAATTTATTCAGCAAAGTGCTGCATCCGTTGCAGCGTTTACCATTGTGCCGTCTTATGTTTTGGGAGGCCGCCGGCATATAGCCCCAAGTGATCAGTTGACGCGGGCCATCATTGGCGTAGGATCGATGGGGCAAAACCATATTGCCTATACCGATGCCCGGCTGGTAGCGATATGTGATGTGGACAAAAAACACCTGGCGACAGCATTGACTAAATGCCCGGCCGGAACAAAAACCTACCACGATTACCGTGAGTTATTGCAGGACCCCTCCATCGACATTATACATATTGCCACCCCACCCCACTGGCACGGCATTATGAGCGTGGATGCGGCCAATGCCGGAAAGGACGTTTGGTGCGAAAAACCGATGACCCGCACCATTGGTGAAGGAAAGCGCGTAAGAGAAGTGATCCAGCAGAATGAACGCATGTTCCGGCTGAATACCTGGTTTCGTTTTACCGATAATTTTTACGGAATGAACACCACGGTAAAGCCGATAAAAAAACTGGTGGAAAGCGGTTTGCTGGGCTGGCCGTTGAAAGTTACGGTTAACGCGGCCACCGGGTTCAACTGGAAATTCTTCTGGGTAGGAAAGACCCACCTTGAACCGCAGCCCGTACCGGCAGAGCTGGACTATGATTTCTGGCTGGGCCCCGCGCCTTACAAACCCTATAACCCGCATCGTGTACACGGCACTTTCCGGGGCTACTGGGATTATGACGGCGGTGGGCTGGGCGATATGGGGCAGCACTACCTCGACCCCGTCCAATACTTCCTCGGAAAAGATCATACCAGCCCTGTTCGCATCGACGTGGATGCACCGGAACAACATCCGGATGCAGCCGGTACCTGGAAGCGTATTGAATTGACGTACGAAGACGGTTGCAAGATCATCCTGGACGGAGAAAACAGGGATGTGAACGCTGCTTATATCGAAGGGCCAAAAGGCAAAGTATTCAATGGTTTCAAAACCACGATCCCCGATCTCGACCGCAAATTAGCGGCGTTACCCGACCCCGAACCACAACTGGGTGATTTTGCGCAGGCGGTAAAGACGCGGCAAAAATTTGCATTGAATGAGGATAACGGCTTCCGGTCATCCACCCTGGTAAACCTGGCCATTACGGCCGTGCGCCTGGGTCGTTCTCTTGATTTTGACCCGGTAAAACTGGAATTTAAAAATGACGATGCCGCCAATGCCCTGATCAACCAACCCATGCGCGGCCCCTGGACTATCTAA
- a CDS encoding DUF1080 domain-containing protein, with translation MKKILPLLLLFCWQVTHAQQKKDVRTNETKIADLLMKLPAPNSAALDAAMQELVAIGEPGYRKIAERIQAPGTDKDVAERFAIGSMAKYLGKGNNRTARRSAALALAKVMATKNNDEAKDFLLQELQYIAGDESVPLVKPYLKSARLADPAARVLVRVNTPLAAAALSNALSTAKGAQQVTLIESLGNLQYAPAAATIQKLYPQLSEANAKKVALYALARIGNPHSLSLLKTAAQNSGYKPEPTNSANSYLRYLNTIADKQLAEKEARALLAKTELDGQFKSAALSLLYKTAGSNARPELLAALASADNKYSAGALNLLGQHYDAQTSNEIQELVKKTTDPGQQATLVHIFGEQKDKNALPLLTSLLRSNNGLVKSAAVNALALAGQQEAIDPLIKLMTSGDATMIPTVKDALLTIKSDALAEKALAALPAASGVARTSLIDIAGRRGGQKAAAALFTYAADPDAATRTAAIKALPYVVKQGDEEKIAALINKTSAPEALTALQKALYTAVKDKGTKEAQVNSVKALMNKNDANRTAYYNVLASIGGKEAMEVVSNELKNADAQQKEAAVKALAAWSDGSALDALYTISKDPANSALKETALNSYISGINKSDNPPDQKVLQFRNAMDLAATANQRRMILSGIGNNSSLLSLVFAAKYLDDAALQQTAIQAIMNIVLDHMDLYGGVVDGIMDKAIAANTNGDAAYQKAAWIKQRANLPKDPGYVSMFNGKDLTGWKGLVGNPITRAKMTPEQLAAGQQKADEQMRKDWKVEKGNLVFEGSGFDNLCSQKKYQDFELLVDWKMEPKGDGGVYLRGSPQVQTWDSSRREVGAQVGSGGLYNNKKNRSTPLVFADNPINEWNTFRIKMIGDKVTVYLNGKLVTDNVTLENYWDRALPIFDKDAIELQAHGTRLEFRDVYVRELERPKPYAVSAAEKKEGFVPLFNGVSMDGWTGNTTGYFARDGMIVCDPKVTATAGTTRNVYTEKEYSNFIMRFEFQLTPAANNGLGIRTPLEGDAAYVGMELQILDNEAPVYKDLHPYQYHGSVYGIIPAKRGYLKPVGEWNYEEVRAVGNHITVVLNGEVIMDGDIAKASKNNTEPADHKQHPGLLNKTGHIGFLGHGSVVKFKNLRIKDLGEK, from the coding sequence ATGAAAAAAATCCTCCCCCTGTTATTGCTCTTCTGTTGGCAGGTAACCCATGCGCAGCAAAAGAAAGATGTTAGAACCAACGAAACAAAGATTGCCGATCTGCTGATGAAATTGCCTGCCCCCAATTCGGCCGCGCTGGATGCGGCCATGCAGGAATTGGTGGCAATTGGAGAACCCGGCTACCGGAAGATTGCCGAGCGGATTCAGGCGCCCGGAACGGACAAAGATGTTGCCGAGCGCTTTGCCATCGGCAGTATGGCTAAATACCTGGGAAAAGGCAACAACCGTACTGCAAGACGCAGTGCCGCTCTTGCCCTCGCGAAAGTTATGGCAACAAAGAACAATGATGAAGCAAAAGATTTTTTGTTACAGGAATTGCAATACATTGCCGGTGACGAAAGCGTACCCCTGGTAAAACCTTATTTGAAAAGTGCGCGGCTGGCAGACCCGGCAGCGCGGGTGCTCGTACGCGTTAATACACCCCTTGCCGCTGCTGCTCTTAGTAATGCCTTATCAACCGCTAAAGGTGCACAACAGGTTACACTGATCGAATCACTGGGGAATTTACAATACGCTCCTGCTGCGGCAACCATCCAAAAATTGTACCCGCAGTTGAGCGAAGCCAATGCTAAGAAAGTGGCTTTATATGCTTTGGCGAGAATTGGCAATCCTCATTCCCTTTCTTTACTGAAAACCGCAGCACAAAATTCGGGTTATAAACCGGAGCCAACTAATAGCGCCAACTCCTATTTGCGCTACCTGAACACCATTGCGGATAAACAACTTGCAGAAAAAGAAGCGCGGGCATTGCTTGCCAAAACTGAATTAGACGGCCAATTCAAAAGCGCCGCTCTTTCCCTGCTGTACAAAACAGCCGGATCAAACGCCCGGCCGGAATTGCTTGCTGCATTGGCTTCAGCCGACAATAAATACAGCGCCGGCGCCTTAAACCTGCTGGGCCAGCACTATGATGCGCAAACTTCTAATGAGATCCAGGAACTGGTTAAAAAAACAACAGATCCCGGGCAACAGGCCACCCTGGTGCATATATTCGGAGAACAGAAAGATAAAAATGCATTGCCCTTACTTACCTCGTTGTTACGCTCAAACAATGGCCTGGTAAAATCCGCGGCTGTCAATGCCCTTGCGCTTGCCGGACAACAGGAAGCTATCGATCCGTTAATTAAGCTTATGACCTCAGGCGATGCTACAATGATCCCAACAGTGAAAGATGCGTTACTTACGATAAAAAGCGATGCGCTCGCCGAAAAAGCGCTCGCTGCTTTACCGGCAGCTTCCGGTGTGGCGCGTACCAGCCTGATTGATATCGCCGGCCGCCGCGGTGGCCAAAAAGCGGCCGCAGCGCTATTTACCTATGCTGCAGATCCTGACGCTGCTACCCGCACCGCAGCAATAAAAGCATTGCCCTACGTGGTAAAACAAGGCGACGAAGAAAAAATTGCAGCATTGATCAACAAAACCTCGGCTCCGGAAGCCCTAACCGCTCTGCAAAAAGCGCTCTATACGGCCGTTAAAGACAAGGGAACAAAAGAAGCGCAGGTGAACAGTGTAAAAGCACTGATGAACAAAAACGACGCCAACAGAACGGCTTATTATAATGTATTAGCCAGCATCGGCGGAAAAGAAGCAATGGAAGTAGTATCCAATGAATTAAAAAATGCGGATGCCCAACAAAAAGAAGCTGCGGTAAAAGCACTGGCAGCCTGGAGTGATGGCTCAGCCCTGGATGCCTTGTATACCATCAGTAAAGATCCGGCCAACAGCGCATTAAAGGAAACGGCCCTGAACAGTTATATCAGCGGGATCAATAAGTCGGACAATCCCCCCGACCAAAAAGTGCTGCAGTTCCGTAATGCTATGGACCTTGCCGCCACTGCTAACCAGCGCAGGATGATCTTGTCCGGCATCGGAAATAACAGTTCCCTGCTTTCACTGGTATTTGCAGCAAAATACCTTGATGATGCCGCGTTGCAGCAAACGGCGATCCAGGCCATCATGAATATTGTATTAGACCATATGGATCTTTACGGCGGCGTGGTAGACGGCATCATGGATAAAGCAATTGCCGCCAACACCAATGGTGATGCGGCTTACCAGAAAGCGGCGTGGATAAAACAACGCGCCAACCTGCCAAAAGACCCCGGCTATGTTTCTATGTTTAACGGAAAAGATCTTACCGGCTGGAAAGGACTCGTAGGCAACCCCATTACCCGCGCGAAAATGACCCCGGAACAATTGGCAGCAGGCCAGCAAAAAGCCGATGAGCAAATGCGTAAGGATTGGAAAGTTGAAAAAGGAAACCTTGTTTTTGAAGGAAGCGGATTCGACAATCTTTGCTCACAGAAGAAGTACCAGGATTTTGAGCTGCTTGTAGACTGGAAGATGGAGCCCAAAGGCGATGGCGGGGTTTATTTGAGAGGTTCCCCGCAAGTGCAAACCTGGGATTCCTCCCGCCGGGAAGTGGGCGCCCAGGTAGGATCCGGAGGGCTTTATAATAACAAGAAAAACAGGAGCACTCCACTTGTATTTGCAGATAATCCTATCAATGAATGGAATACTTTCCGCATCAAAATGATCGGAGACAAAGTAACCGTTTATTTAAACGGAAAGCTGGTAACAGACAATGTTACACTGGAAAATTACTGGGATCGCGCGTTGCCCATTTTCGACAAGGATGCGATCGAATTGCAGGCACATGGCACCCGGCTAGAATTTCGCGATGTTTATGTACGGGAGCTGGAACGGCCGAAGCCCTACGCGGTAAGCGCCGCAGAAAAAAAGGAAGGGTTCGTTCCATTATTCAACGGTGTTAGTATGGATGGGTGGACCGGCAATACCACCGGTTATTTTGCCCGGGACGGCATGATCGTTTGCGATCCGAAAGTAACGGCAACTGCAGGCACTACCAGAAATGTGTATACTGAAAAAGAGTACAGCAATTTTATTATGCGTTTCGAATTCCAGCTTACCCCTGCCGCTAATAACGGATTGGGCATAAGAACACCACTGGAGGGAGATGCCGCTTATGTAGGAATGGAATTACAGATACTCGATAATGAAGCGCCTGTATATAAAGACCTGCATCCTTATCAGTACCACGGGTCTGTATACGGCATCATCCCTGCCAAAAGAGGCTATCTGAAGCCGGTGGGCGAATGGAACTATGAAGAAGTAAGAGCCGTTGGCAATCATATTACCGTTGTGCTCAACGGTGAAGTGATCATGGATGGAGACATCGCCAAGGCCAGCAAGAATAATACAGAGCCCGCCGATCACAAACAACACCCGGGGTTGTTAAATAAAACCGGCCACATCGGATTCCTGGGGCACGGCTCAGTGGTTAAATTCAAAAACCTGCGGATAAAAGATCTGGGAGAGAAATAA
- a CDS encoding alpha-N-arabinofuranosidase, translating into MKRIFLGMCFGMVATAGFSQQAARMELNTADAKTTISRHIYGQFSEHLGHCIYGGYWVDEKLDVPKKDRIRLDVVEALKKIRIPNLRWPGGCFADEYHWRDGIGERSKRPKMINTNWGGVTEDNSFGTHEFLELCSLLNTEPYIAGNVGSGTVEEMSKWIEYLNSDGESPMTQLRKANGRAQPWKVQFWGVGNESWGCGGNMTPEYYANEFRRYATYARNYKGAPLKKIAAGANSGDYNWTEVCMKNIPKQMLWGLSMHYYTIPTGKWNQKGSATKFDEKEYFNTMKNCMKMEELVTRHSAVMDKYDPEKKVALVVDEWGIWTDVEPGTNPGFLYQQNSLRDALIAGTTLNIFNNHADRVRMANLAQTVNVLQALVLTKDKEMVLTPTYYVFDLFKEHMDAKLLPLQLSSPDYINGSEKIPAVNASASVDAAGRIHITFVNLDAKNAITVNTTIAGHTAGKISGRILTSGKFTDVNSFEHKNKVVPTVFKSFKKNGAALSVTLPRLSLVSLELE; encoded by the coding sequence ATGAAAAGAATTTTCCTTGGCATGTGTTTCGGGATGGTTGCGACAGCAGGATTTAGCCAGCAAGCCGCCCGGATGGAGCTCAATACAGCAGATGCCAAAACAACTATCAGCCGGCATATTTATGGCCAGTTTTCCGAGCATCTTGGTCATTGTATCTATGGCGGGTATTGGGTGGACGAAAAACTGGATGTGCCCAAAAAAGATCGTATACGGCTGGATGTGGTGGAGGCGCTTAAAAAAATACGTATTCCGAATTTACGCTGGCCCGGCGGTTGTTTTGCGGATGAATATCACTGGCGTGATGGGATAGGCGAGCGGAGCAAGCGCCCTAAGATGATCAATACTAACTGGGGCGGCGTAACGGAAGATAATAGTTTTGGTACGCATGAATTTTTGGAGCTGTGCAGTTTGCTGAATACGGAACCTTATATAGCAGGCAATGTAGGCAGCGGAACAGTGGAGGAAATGTCGAAATGGATCGAGTACCTTAACTCAGACGGTGAAAGCCCCATGACACAATTAAGAAAAGCAAACGGCAGAGCACAGCCCTGGAAGGTTCAGTTTTGGGGCGTGGGCAACGAAAGCTGGGGCTGTGGCGGCAATATGACGCCGGAATATTACGCAAACGAATTCCGGAGATATGCCACGTATGCGCGGAATTACAAGGGCGCCCCCTTAAAGAAAATTGCGGCGGGGGCTAATTCCGGAGATTATAACTGGACGGAAGTATGTATGAAGAATATACCCAAACAAATGCTATGGGGCTTAAGCATGCATTACTACACCATTCCGACCGGTAAATGGAACCAAAAAGGCTCTGCCACAAAGTTTGATGAAAAGGAGTACTTCAATACGATGAAAAATTGTATGAAGATGGAAGAGCTGGTAACCCGTCACAGTGCCGTTATGGATAAATATGATCCCGAAAAAAAAGTGGCACTGGTGGTGGATGAATGGGGCATATGGACCGATGTGGAACCAGGCACCAACCCCGGGTTCCTTTATCAGCAGAACAGCCTGCGCGATGCACTGATTGCGGGAACCACGCTGAATATTTTTAATAATCATGCCGACCGGGTGCGGATGGCTAACCTGGCCCAAACCGTAAATGTGCTGCAGGCCCTTGTTCTTACGAAGGATAAAGAAATGGTGCTAACACCTACTTATTATGTTTTTGATTTGTTTAAGGAACATATGGACGCAAAGTTACTGCCGCTGCAACTGTCATCGCCGGATTATATAAATGGCAGCGAAAAAATCCCTGCGGTGAATGCTTCCGCGTCTGTTGACGCAGCCGGCAGGATCCACATCACTTTTGTAAACCTGGACGCGAAAAATGCTATTACTGTAAACACAACTATTGCGGGGCATACAGCCGGAAAAATAAGCGGGCGGATTCTTACATCCGGTAAGTTCACGGATGTAAACAGTTTTGAGCATAAAAATAAAGTGGTGCCGACGGTATTCAAATCGTTTAAAAAGAACGGGGCTGCGTTATCTGTAACCTTGCCGCGCCTGAGTTTGGTCAGTTTGGAACTGGAATAG
- a CDS encoding type 1 glutamine amidotransferase domain-containing protein: MSSKKVAILATNGFEESELKSPKETLEQQGWETHIVSPEAGTIRAWSERNWGKEYTVDKTLREVSASDYDALVLPGGVMNPDKLRTNIDALSFVRDFFDQGKPVGAICHGPQTMINAGVVKGWRMTSVEAISQDLINAGADWADEEVIVDEGLVTSRTPKDLPAFNKKMVEEINEGVHA; the protein is encoded by the coding sequence ATGAGCAGTAAAAAAGTAGCTATTCTGGCCACTAATGGCTTTGAAGAAAGTGAATTGAAATCGCCCAAAGAAACATTAGAACAGCAGGGATGGGAAACGCATATTGTAAGCCCGGAAGCAGGCACCATCCGGGCATGGAGCGAAAGGAATTGGGGAAAAGAGTACACAGTTGATAAAACATTGAGGGAAGTTTCCGCATCAGATTACGACGCCCTGGTATTACCAGGCGGCGTAATGAATCCTGATAAGTTAAGGACCAATATAGATGCATTGTCATTTGTGCGCGATTTTTTTGATCAGGGTAAGCCGGTGGGGGCTATTTGTCACGGCCCGCAAACAATGATCAATGCCGGCGTTGTTAAAGGCTGGAGGATGACCTCTGTAGAAGCGATCAGCCAGGACCTGATCAATGCGGGTGCAGATTGGGCAGATGAAGAAGTAATAGTAGACGAAGGGCTGGTCACCAGCCGCACACCAAAAGATCTGCCGGCCTTCAATAAAAAAATGGTGGAAGAAATCAATGAAGGAGTACATGCCTGA
- a CDS encoding thioredoxin family protein, which produces MKKLLPLLLFFAVTGTRAQDLKTFKAYDPNADAAAGIAKAVALAKKEKKHVFISVGGNWCIWCARFDHFTKADPSIDSVVKKGYIVYHLNYSKENKNLPVLAGFAFPQRFGFPVFLILNEEGKLIHTQNSSYLEEGKGYSKEKVMGFFADWTPGAMDPGKYKEQ; this is translated from the coding sequence ATGAAAAAGCTTTTACCGTTGCTTTTATTTTTTGCTGTGACCGGCACCCGTGCCCAGGATCTAAAGACCTTTAAAGCCTATGATCCCAATGCCGATGCAGCAGCGGGTATAGCAAAGGCCGTGGCATTGGCGAAAAAAGAAAAGAAACACGTTTTTATATCCGTTGGCGGCAATTGGTGCATCTGGTGTGCACGGTTTGATCACTTTACAAAAGCTGACCCGTCAATAGATTCTGTTGTCAAAAAGGGATATATCGTTTATCATTTAAATTACAGCAAGGAAAATAAAAATCTTCCTGTTTTAGCAGGCTTTGCTTTTCCTCAGCGCTTCGGGTTTCCCGTGTTCCTGATCCTTAATGAAGAGGGGAAGCTGATTCATACCCAAAATTCTTCTTACCTGGAAGAAGGTAAGGGCTATAGTAAAGAAAAAGTAATGGGCTTTTTTGCGGACTGGACGCCGGGGGCGATGGATCCCGGAAAATATAAAGAGCAATAG